One Oncorhynchus clarkii lewisi isolate Uvic-CL-2024 chromosome 31, UVic_Ocla_1.0, whole genome shotgun sequence DNA segment encodes these proteins:
- the LOC139390482 gene encoding trichohyalin-like, with product MGLEQVMRLELEMRLELEMRLELEVRLELEVRVELEVRVELEMRLELEMRLELEVRLELEVRVELEMRLELEMRLELEMRLELVVRLELVVRLELEVRVEQEVRVELEMRLELVMRLELVMRLELEMRLELEMRLELEVRLELEVRVELEMRLELEMRLELDVRLELEVRVELEMRLELEMRLELEMRLELVVRLELVVRLELEVRVEQEVRVELDMRLELVMRLELVMRLELEVRLELEVRVELEMRLELEVRLELEMRLELEMRLELEMKLELEVRVELAMRLELEMRLELEMRLELVVRLELVVRLELVVRLELEVRLELEVRVELEVRVELEMRLELEMRLELEVRL from the coding sequence ATGGGACTAGAGCAGGTGATGAGACTAGAGCTAGAGATGAGACTAGAGCTAGAGATGAGACTAGAGCTAGAGGTGAGACTAGAGCTAGAGGTGAGAGTAGAGCTAGAGGTGAGAGTAGAGCTAGAGATGAGACTAGAGCTAGAGATGAGACTAGAGCTAGAGGTGAGACTAGAGCTAGAGGTGAGAGTAGAGCTAGAGATGAGACTAGAGCTAGAGATGAGACTAGAGCTAGAGATGAGACTAGAGCTAGTGGTGAGACTAGAGCTAGTGGTGAGACTAGAGCTAGAGGTGAGAGTAGAGCAAGAGGTGAGAGTAGAGCTAGAGATGAGACTAGAGCTAGTGATGAGACTAGAGCTAGTAATGAGACTAGAGCTAGAGATGAGACTAGAGCTAGAGATGAGACTAGAGCTAGAGGTGAGACTAGAGCTAGAGGTGAGAGTAGAGCTAGAGATGAGACTAGAGCTAGAGATGAGACTAGAGCTGGATGTGAGACTAGAGCTAGAGGTGAGAGTAGAGCTAGAGATGAGACTAGAGCTAGAGATGAGACTAGAGCTAGAGATGAGACTAGAGCTAGTGGTGAGACTAGAGCTAGTGGTGAGACTTGAGCTAGAGGTGAGAGTAGAGCAAGAGGTGAGAGTAGAGCTAGACATGAGACTAGAGCTAGTGATGAGACTAGAGCTAGTGATGAGACTAGAGCTAGAGGTGAGACTAGAGCTAGAGGTGAGAGTAGAGCTAGAGATGAGACTAGAGCTAGAGGTGAGACTAGAGCTAGAGATGAGACTAGAGCTAGAGATGAGACTAGAGCTAGAGATGAAACTAGAGCTAGAGGTGAGAGTAGAGCTAGCGATGAGACTAGAGCTAGAGATGAGACTAGAGTTAGAGATGAGACTAGAGCTAGTGGTGAGACTAGAGCTAGTGGTGAGACTAGAGCTAGTGGTGAGACTAGAGCTAGAGGTGAGACTAGAGCTAGAGGTGAGAGTAGAGCTAGAGGTGAGAGTAGAGCTAGAGATGAGACTAGAGCTAGAGATGAGACTAGAGCTAGAGGTGAGACTATAG